Part of the Bacteroides acidifaciens genome, ACAATAATCTGGAAGAACTTCGCCAGATTATCGTTGATGAAGAAATCGTATGTCCTATTTCCGGTACTAAGAACTGGACGGAGGTTCGTCAGTTCAATCTGATGTTCTCTACTGAAATGGGTTCTACTTCCGAAGGTGCAATGAAGGTTTATCTTCGTCCGGAAACAGCACAGGGTATTTTCGTAAACTATCTGAATGTACAGAAAACGGGTCGTATGAAAGTTCCTTTCGGTATTGCGCAGATTGGTAAGGCTTTCCGTAACGAGATTGTTGCCCGTCAGTTTATTTTCCGTATGCGTGAGTTCGAACAGATGGAAATGCAGTTCTTCGTAAAGCCGGGAACTGAACTCGACTGGTTCAAGAAATGGAAAGAAATCCGTCTGAAATGGCACAAGGCGCTGGGCTTCGGTGATGCAAGCTATCGTTATCACGACCATGATAAATTGGCGCATTACGCAAATGCTGCGACTGACATCGAATTCCTGATGCCGTTCGGATTCAAGGAAGTGGAAGGTATCCACTCTCGTACTAACTTCGACTTGTCACAACATGAGAAGTTCTCAGGAAAGAGCATTAAATATTTTGATCCTGAACTGAACGAATCATATACTCCGTATGTAATTGAAACTTCTATCGGTGTAGACCGCATGTTCCTCAGCATCATGAGCGCAGCTTATTGCGAAGAACAACTGGAAAATGGTGAAAGCCGCGTAGTGTTGAAATTGCCTGCTGCTTTGGCTCCGGTGAAACTGGCTGTCATGCCGTTGGTGAAGAAGGACGGTCTGCCTGAAAAGGCTCGTGAAATTATCGACGACTTGAAGTTCCACTTCCATTGCCAATATGATGAAAAAGATAGTATCGGTAAGCGTTATCGCCGTCAGGATGCTATTGGTACTCCGTATTGTGTAACAGTCGACCATCAGACATTAGAAGATAACTGCGTAACATTGCGTAACCGCGATACCATGCAGCAAGAGCGTGTCGCTATCTCTGAACTGAATAATATTATTGCAGACAGAGTAAGCATCACTTCTCTATTGAAAACTTTACAATAAACCTTTGACGAATGAGTAAAAAGATCTATTTATTCTCCTTAATATTACTGGCTTTGACGTTCACGGCTTGTAGTGAAACTGAAGAAGTTAGCAAATATGATAATTGGCAGGCACGTAATGAAGCATTTATTGATTCAATAGCTAATAGGCATGCTGATTTGGCTACTCGTGGCAACTTGGATTCTATTCATATGATTACTTATTCTAAAGTTCCTATTTATTTTAAAAAGAAAACTCCTGTGGGAGATGGAAAAATTTATAATGTATCTCCTTGTTCAACTGATGTAGTAACAGTATATTATAAGGGATCATATATTCTTGGAAGTGTTGATGAACAAGATAATTTTGTCGGAGAAGTAGTTGAAGGTGTTTTTACAGAAGCGAATCCTAGTATTGATTTCTCAAAAACAGCAGAATTTGCAGTTAATTCGCGTGTGATAGGTTTGTCGGAAGTTCTGCAACGGATGAAAGTCGGAGAACGTTACGAAATTTATGTCCCATGGAAATATGGTTATGGCTCTAGCGAGTATACACCGACTGGTTCTTCAATTCCTATTAAAGGTTATTCGACTTTAATATTTGATATTCAAATAATAAGTTGTGAGTTTTAATCTTTTGGAGTAGATGTAAATAAAGCTACTGATTCAAAATGGATCAGTAGCTTTATTTAATATGATTAGTATGATTTCTCTAAACTTGTATGCATTTTATATATGCTTTAAAGATTTGCAGTACATTTTTATTGTTAAACTTACATTGTTACAGTTCAAGTCTAATTGAGTTTGTTTTATCATCTAAAGGATCTGGTAATAATGGAATGGGGTTTAAGCTAATACTGGCAAAATCCTTAATTCCTAAGTCAATGTTTGGATATGTAATTTGAAAGGTACAAGATCTTCCTTGACAATTTGTATATTCAAAGAAAGTAGCCTTACATGTTAAAGGACCATCAGTAACGCTTAAACCATTTAGTTTCATCGAAGT contains:
- a CDS encoding glycine--tRNA ligase encodes the protein MAQEDVFKKLVSHCKEYGFVFPSSDIYDGLGAVYDYGQMGVELKNNIKKYWWDSMVLLHENIVGIDSAIFMHPTIWKASGHVDAFNDPLIDNKDSKKRYRADVLIEDQLAKYDDKINKEVAKAAKRFGETFDEAQFRSTNGRVLEHQAKRDALHARFAQALNDNNLEELRQIIVDEEIVCPISGTKNWTEVRQFNLMFSTEMGSTSEGAMKVYLRPETAQGIFVNYLNVQKTGRMKVPFGIAQIGKAFRNEIVARQFIFRMREFEQMEMQFFVKPGTELDWFKKWKEIRLKWHKALGFGDASYRYHDHDKLAHYANAATDIEFLMPFGFKEVEGIHSRTNFDLSQHEKFSGKSIKYFDPELNESYTPYVIETSIGVDRMFLSIMSAAYCEEQLENGESRVVLKLPAALAPVKLAVMPLVKKDGLPEKAREIIDDLKFHFHCQYDEKDSIGKRYRRQDAIGTPYCVTVDHQTLEDNCVTLRNRDTMQQERVAISELNNIIADRVSITSLLKTLQ
- a CDS encoding FKBP-type peptidyl-prolyl cis-trans isomerase, with the translated sequence MSKKIYLFSLILLALTFTACSETEEVSKYDNWQARNEAFIDSIANRHADLATRGNLDSIHMITYSKVPIYFKKKTPVGDGKIYNVSPCSTDVVTVYYKGSYILGSVDEQDNFVGEVVEGVFTEANPSIDFSKTAEFAVNSRVIGLSEVLQRMKVGERYEIYVPWKYGYGSSEYTPTGSSIPIKGYSTLIFDIQIISCEF